The following are encoded in a window of Bacillus sp. SORGH_AS_0510 genomic DNA:
- a CDS encoding AMP-binding protein: MLSITIGKLLEEKAELHPDHTAVIYSDRNLSWSYRKFDDICRNAAKGFMKLGIDKGEQVAVWSSNTPEWLITQFATGKMGAVLVTVNTNYRTAELEYLLKQSDSTTFIIMDNWKDASYIDMINEIVPELKTSEPGKLKSSRLPCLKNVIVLGDKKYPGTYSWEDIIKLGEEVTDEELNKRMNTLEPDDVINMQYTSGTTGFPKGVMLTHNNIVNNGFNIANCMKLTVEDRLCIPVPFFHCFGCVLGTMACVSVGATMVPVQDFNPKKVLQTVQDEKCTALHGVPTMFIAELNEPDFESYDLSSLRTGIMAGSNCPIEVMKAVIEKMGAKEITIAYGQTESSPVITQTRTDDPIELRVESVGKALPNVEVKIVEPGTNREVAMGVQGELCTRGYHVMKGYYKNMAATNEAIDQDGWLHTGDLAIMDENGYCKVTGRLKDMIIRGGENIYPREIEEFLYSYPKILDIQVIGVPDEVYGEEIMAWIILKEGEKATSEEIKEYCIGKISKHKIPKYIEFTDSFPMTASGKIQKYRLRENSLQVVGK, from the coding sequence TTGCTAAGTATTACTATTGGGAAACTATTAGAAGAAAAAGCAGAATTACATCCAGACCATACAGCTGTGATTTATAGTGATCGAAATTTAAGTTGGAGTTATCGTAAATTTGATGATATTTGCAGAAATGCTGCAAAAGGTTTTATGAAGCTTGGTATTGATAAAGGGGAACAGGTTGCAGTCTGGTCGAGTAATACCCCGGAATGGCTAATTACTCAATTTGCGACAGGTAAAATGGGAGCTGTATTGGTTACTGTAAATACAAATTATCGCACTGCTGAACTCGAGTATTTATTAAAACAATCTGATTCTACCACTTTTATTATAATGGATAACTGGAAAGATGCCTCTTATATTGACATGATTAATGAAATTGTTCCTGAGTTAAAGACATCTGAACCTGGGAAATTAAAAAGCAGCAGGCTTCCATGTTTGAAGAATGTTATTGTCCTTGGGGATAAAAAGTATCCTGGTACCTATTCCTGGGAAGATATTATTAAACTTGGTGAAGAGGTAACGGACGAAGAGTTAAATAAAAGAATGAATACTCTAGAGCCTGACGATGTAATTAACATGCAATACACTTCAGGTACAACAGGGTTTCCAAAAGGTGTTATGTTAACACATAACAACATTGTCAATAATGGATTTAATATAGCCAACTGTATGAAGTTAACTGTAGAGGACAGGCTTTGTATCCCTGTTCCGTTTTTTCATTGCTTTGGATGTGTGCTGGGTACAATGGCTTGTGTTTCTGTAGGAGCAACAATGGTGCCTGTTCAGGATTTTAATCCGAAAAAAGTATTGCAAACGGTTCAGGATGAAAAATGTACGGCTCTCCATGGTGTGCCAACGATGTTTATCGCTGAATTAAATGAACCAGATTTTGAAAGTTATGATCTTTCATCGTTGCGAACCGGTATAATGGCAGGATCAAACTGCCCGATTGAGGTCATGAAGGCGGTCATTGAAAAAATGGGGGCTAAAGAAATAACGATTGCATATGGACAAACAGAGTCTTCACCAGTTATCACACAAACCAGAACGGATGATCCAATTGAATTACGTGTAGAATCAGTTGGAAAAGCACTTCCTAATGTTGAGGTGAAGATTGTAGAACCAGGAACAAACAGAGAAGTGGCAATGGGTGTACAAGGAGAACTTTGTACCAGAGGTTACCATGTGATGAAGGGATATTATAAAAATATGGCAGCAACCAATGAGGCCATTGATCAAGATGGTTGGCTACATACTGGGGACTTAGCTATCATGGATGAGAATGGATATTGCAAAGTCACAGGGCGTTTAAAGGATATGATTATTAGAGGTGGAGAAAATATATATCCCCGTGAAATTGAAGAGTTCCTCTATTCTTATCCCAAAATCCTAGATATTCAAGTGATAGGTGTACCGGACGAAGTATATGGTGAAGAAATTATGGCTTGGATTATATTGAAAGAAGGAGAGAAAGCAACATCTGAAGAGATTAAAGAATACTGTATTGGAAAGATCTCAAAACATAAAATTCCAAAATATATTGAGTTTACTGATTCATTTCCAATGACTGCATCAGGAAAAATACAGAAATATCGTTTGAGGGAAAATTCACTACAAGTCGTTGGGAAGTAA
- a CDS encoding DUF6501 family protein, with translation MIHLTWRERETLKKVKCVHTDAEKYLVNNALTAGGIYDVKNETEEFYYIIDNTGKVGGFYKDYFQDV, from the coding sequence ATGATTCATTTAACATGGCGCGAGCGTGAAACACTTAAAAAAGTGAAATGCGTTCATACTGATGCTGAGAAATACCTAGTAAATAACGCTCTGACCGCTGGTGGAATTTATGATGTAAAAAATGAAACAGAAGAATTTTATTATATCATTGATAACACTGGTAAAGTCGGGGGATTTTACAAGGACTACTTTCAAGATGTATAA
- the yidC gene encoding membrane protein insertase YidC — protein MKTKRSSLIIIALLTFTTFLLSACSAQSQGGKNDGFFHTYFVNPFSSSIHAVADFFGGNYGLAIILITLVIRLVLMPLMLKQYKNQMAMKEKMDVLKPEMEVIQKKMKTEKDPKKKQELQAEMMGLYQKHGVNPLNMGCLPILIQMPILTGFYYAIRGSEEIKTHEFLWFSLGHPDIVITIIAGVIYYLQFKVSQSNMPTQQQEQMKYMGLLSPLMIVMFSFNAPAALPLYWVVGGTFLIIQTLISRKLYQTNKPKEVQVNQK, from the coding sequence ATGAAAACGAAACGTTCTTCACTTATCATTATTGCTTTACTTACTTTTACAACATTTCTGTTATCCGCTTGTTCTGCTCAATCTCAAGGCGGAAAAAACGATGGATTTTTCCACACTTATTTTGTGAATCCATTTTCATCTTCAATACATGCAGTTGCCGATTTTTTTGGTGGGAATTATGGCTTAGCGATCATTCTTATTACACTAGTGATTAGACTTGTCTTAATGCCTCTCATGTTAAAGCAATATAAAAATCAAATGGCTATGAAGGAAAAAATGGATGTTTTAAAACCAGAAATGGAAGTTATTCAAAAGAAAATGAAAACTGAAAAAGACCCAAAGAAAAAACAAGAATTACAAGCAGAAATGATGGGGCTTTATCAAAAGCATGGAGTCAATCCGTTAAATATGGGTTGTTTACCTATTCTTATCCAAATGCCGATCTTAACGGGCTTCTATTATGCAATTAGAGGATCTGAAGAGATAAAAACTCATGAGTTTTTATGGTTTAGTCTTGGACATCCTGATATTGTCATTACAATCATTGCAGGTGTTATCTATTACTTACAATTCAAGGTATCGCAATCTAATATGCCGACTCAACAGCAGGAGCAAATGAAATATATGGGCTTGCTCTCCCCATTAATGATCGTTATGTTTTCATTTAATGCACCAGCAGCCCTTCCACTTTATTGGGTTGTAGGTGGAACATTTTTAATTATCCAGACGCTTATTAGTCGAAAGCTTTATCAAACCAATAAGCCTAAAGAAGTACAAGTGAATCAAAAATAA
- a CDS encoding Na+/H+ antiporter: METLDLHNIFVMALFLMMLAAGITAIAKKFKQPYPIALVIIGAIIGLIKFPVLEPLKNFITQGEVFHFVIVTLFLPALLGEASLKLPFREMRTNKIPIIALAFGGTLLSFLLVGFSGYYLLGLSVTAAFVFGSLMSATDPVSVLSIFKSIGVNKRLAIVVEGESLFNDGMAVVLFQLSAFYLLSYIDLGWAGLGLGVWTFVKVIFLGLIVGGALGYGFSILTKFYDDYPLEIIFSIVLFYGSYLLAESIHASGVIAVVVAAMIYGNYGAKIGMTPTTKLNIGNFWDVAALLANSIVFLMVGLEITRIGIFNKWGMIFAAILIVLIARSAAVYASLFFIKKFPQSWKHIINWGGLKGSLSIALALSLPYDFEGRDELLVLTFFVVLFSLVVQGLSVKPLIKFLGVNPKDEGSSEYEYLLAKIYQYDAAIQEIHRVRKKLFITEPLSNELIKEYEEKKLSVEKQVQELYQNHMELKEKQKKLLLKQALYAEHEAISHLNKDEVISNEIADHQQTEIMDLLVNLDEE; this comes from the coding sequence TTGGAAACATTAGATTTACATAATATCTTTGTCATGGCTCTATTTTTAATGATGTTAGCCGCGGGGATTACAGCTATTGCCAAGAAATTTAAACAGCCATACCCAATAGCATTAGTAATAATTGGTGCGATAATTGGTTTGATAAAATTTCCAGTATTAGAACCATTAAAAAATTTTATTACGCAAGGGGAAGTATTCCATTTTGTTATTGTTACCTTGTTTTTACCTGCGCTTTTAGGGGAAGCATCATTAAAACTGCCTTTTCGTGAGATGCGGACCAATAAAATACCTATTATTGCTCTAGCATTTGGTGGTACATTATTGTCGTTTCTCCTGGTTGGATTTTCAGGGTATTACCTTCTGGGGTTATCTGTCACCGCAGCTTTTGTATTCGGTTCATTAATGAGTGCAACAGACCCAGTCAGTGTTTTAAGTATCTTTAAAAGTATTGGAGTAAATAAAAGACTTGCAATTGTGGTTGAAGGGGAAAGTTTATTTAATGACGGTATGGCGGTGGTGCTTTTTCAGCTTTCTGCATTTTATTTACTATCCTATATTGATTTAGGTTGGGCAGGATTGGGTTTAGGTGTATGGACTTTTGTAAAGGTCATATTCCTAGGACTAATCGTCGGAGGTGCACTTGGATACGGTTTTTCAATTTTAACAAAGTTCTATGATGATTATCCGCTTGAGATCATTTTTAGTATTGTATTGTTTTATGGATCATATTTATTAGCAGAAAGTATCCATGCTTCTGGTGTCATTGCAGTTGTTGTTGCTGCCATGATTTATGGAAACTATGGTGCGAAAATCGGCATGACACCCACTACTAAATTAAATATAGGAAACTTTTGGGATGTTGCTGCTCTTTTGGCGAATTCTATTGTCTTTTTAATGGTTGGGCTAGAAATTACAAGAATAGGGATTTTTAATAAATGGGGAATGATTTTTGCAGCCATACTAATCGTTTTGATAGCAAGGAGCGCCGCGGTCTATGCTAGTTTGTTCTTCATAAAAAAATTTCCACAATCCTGGAAGCATATTATTAATTGGGGGGGGTTAAAAGGTTCTTTATCTATAGCACTAGCATTAAGCCTGCCTTATGACTTCGAAGGAAGAGATGAATTATTGGTATTAACTTTTTTCGTGGTTCTCTTTTCGTTGGTAGTACAGGGGTTATCTGTTAAGCCATTAATTAAATTTCTTGGAGTAAACCCTAAAGATGAAGGTTCGAGCGAATATGAATATTTACTAGCTAAGATTTATCAGTATGATGCAGCTATACAAGAAATACATAGGGTAAGGAAGAAACTTTTTATCACAGAACCACTATCCAATGAACTTATTAAAGAATATGAAGAAAAGAAGCTAAGTGTAGAAAAGCAGGTACAGGAATTATATCAGAATCATATGGAATTAAAAGAAAAACAAAAAAAGCTACTCTTAAAACAGGCACTTTATGCCGAACACGAAGCCATTAGTCATTTAAATAAAGATGAGGTTATTTCAAATGAAATAGCAGATCACCAACAAACAGAAATCATGGATTTACTTGTAAATCTAGATGAAGAATAA
- the pflA gene encoding pyruvate formate-lyase-activating protein produces the protein MIGNIHSIETLGTVDGPGIRYVVFTQGCLLRCQFCHNADTWEIGSGREITVSEIMEDLMSYLPFIQASGGGITVSGGEPLLQIPFLTELFRVCKKMGIHTTIDSSGGCFSQSKLFIEQLEELLQYTDLVLLDLKHINRKKHIQLTGMANNHILEFAKYLSNRKIPVWIRHVLVPTVTDDSLDLQELGEFIGTLENVQKVEILPYHKMGVYKWEALGHEYPLKNIEPPTEESVVFAYRMLTANWRNGEGIHL, from the coding sequence ATGATCGGAAATATTCACTCCATTGAAACTTTAGGAACAGTAGACGGGCCTGGAATACGCTATGTGGTTTTTACACAGGGGTGCTTATTACGCTGCCAATTTTGTCATAATGCCGATACATGGGAAATCGGTTCTGGCAGAGAGATAACTGTTTCGGAAATAATGGAAGATTTGATGAGCTATCTCCCCTTCATTCAGGCATCAGGTGGTGGTATTACTGTTAGTGGTGGCGAGCCGCTACTTCAAATTCCTTTCCTCACTGAATTATTTAGGGTTTGTAAAAAGATGGGGATTCACACAACTATAGATTCTTCAGGAGGTTGCTTCTCTCAATCCAAACTTTTTATTGAACAACTCGAAGAACTATTACAATACACTGATCTTGTACTTCTCGACTTGAAGCATATTAACCGGAAAAAACATATTCAGTTAACTGGAATGGCTAACAATCACATTCTTGAATTTGCCAAGTATTTATCTAATAGGAAGATACCTGTATGGATTCGCCATGTTCTTGTTCCAACAGTAACAGATGATTCCTTGGATCTTCAAGAACTTGGAGAGTTTATCGGTACCCTTGAAAATGTTCAAAAGGTTGAAATTCTTCCCTATCATAAAATGGGAGTATATAAGTGGGAAGCACTTGGACATGAATATCCACTAAAGAATATAGAGCCCCCAACAGAGGAAAGTGTCGTGTTTGCCTATCGAATGCTTACAGCCAATTGGAGAAATGGTGAAGGGATCCATTTATAA